A window of Corallococcus macrosporus DSM 14697 contains these coding sequences:
- the exoO gene encoding spore coat polysaccharide biosynthesis glycosyltransferase ExoO has product MRVLLVGDYPPPHGGVAVHVQQLHGFLRGRGVDVKVLDIGKGGRPAPDVIPARGAAPFALRLARHLASGWTVHVHTSGNNPKSWVLAGVVGGLPGPKSPRVITLHSGLLPDYLAASATRRRFARVALAGYARVMAVSTAVKLALVACGVPAQKVEVLPAFCASQVRPGPVPAEVEAARSRRRILLSMAHHPSPVYGRALMFRALRELARTWPDVGLALFGPGLDSEAFIRDVREARVAGHLEVLGELEHPAALGLIARSDAFVRPTTHDGDSISVREALTLGVPCVASDVCVRPEPTRVFAAGDAADLARVIREAVAAGPLHVPQVDAGPELLSLYAELSSNNGLMASHEQGSDLGETRHAAQ; this is encoded by the coding sequence ATGCGCGTGCTCCTCGTCGGGGACTACCCGCCGCCGCATGGCGGCGTCGCGGTCCATGTTCAACAGCTTCATGGCTTCCTGCGCGGCCGCGGGGTCGACGTGAAGGTGCTCGATATCGGGAAGGGTGGCCGGCCGGCTCCGGACGTCATCCCGGCGCGTGGCGCCGCTCCGTTCGCCCTGCGGCTCGCGCGGCACCTTGCCTCGGGGTGGACGGTGCACGTCCACACCAGCGGCAACAACCCGAAGTCCTGGGTGCTGGCGGGCGTGGTGGGCGGCCTGCCCGGGCCGAAGTCCCCCCGGGTCATCACCCTGCACTCCGGGCTGCTGCCGGACTACCTCGCCGCGTCGGCCACGCGGCGGCGCTTCGCGCGCGTGGCGCTGGCGGGCTACGCGCGGGTGATGGCCGTGTCCACCGCGGTGAAGTTGGCGCTGGTGGCGTGCGGCGTGCCAGCGCAGAAGGTCGAGGTGCTGCCGGCCTTCTGCGCCTCGCAGGTGCGGCCGGGCCCCGTGCCAGCCGAGGTGGAAGCCGCGCGCTCACGGCGGCGGATTCTGCTGTCCATGGCGCATCATCCCTCGCCCGTCTACGGACGCGCGCTGATGTTCCGCGCCCTGCGCGAGCTGGCGCGGACGTGGCCGGACGTGGGGCTGGCGCTCTTCGGGCCGGGGCTGGACTCAGAGGCGTTCATCCGCGACGTCCGCGAGGCGCGCGTGGCGGGCCACCTGGAGGTGCTGGGCGAGCTGGAGCACCCCGCGGCGCTGGGGCTCATCGCGCGCAGCGACGCCTTCGTGCGGCCCACCACGCATGACGGGGACTCCATCTCCGTGCGCGAGGCGCTGACGTTGGGCGTGCCCTGCGTGGCCAGCGACGTCTGCGTCCGGCCGGAGCCCACGCGGGTGTTCGCCGCGGGGGACGCGGCGGACCTGGCGCGGGTGATTCGGGAGGCCGTGGCGGCAGGGCCCCTGCATGTGCCCCAGGTGGATGCGGGGCCGGAGCTGCTCTCGCTGTACGCGGAGCTGTCCTCCAACAACGGATTGATGGCGTCACACGAACAAGGTTCAGACCTGGGGGAGACGAGACATGCGGCGCAGTGA
- the exoL gene encoding spore coat polysaccharide deacetylase ExoL, which yields MAAYRRSQSGGRRILIVSYHRVVSDFTGELQRSIPGLLISQETFRRHLEEAHAAGFELASIGDAVDVMNGRRVAKKDLCVVTFDDGYRDVYRYAYPVLKQMGVPAITYLPTAFINTDKRFNHDRLFHLLRRVQERRFKPLYDSLPAPALQLLGPILSGQKTVSASLDDFIGEHPTRVLTEIIDALEQQLGGGADLLPEQGDVMNWDEVRRMARDGFEFGAHTLGHTVLTLEPQEVVEREILESKRAIEREVGITVKDFAYCNGWYSDEVIRVLSANGFRSGVTTEDMPNRIGGDPFTLKRKVLWENFSLGLLGDYSSSLTGCQLDDCFGVLGMSSPVPGKRPHFISGPAGGNQVSSAPVRASPTSLNSNEIVVGPETPTNIQEAP from the coding sequence ATGGCCGCGTACCGGCGCTCCCAGTCGGGTGGGAGGCGCATCCTCATCGTCAGCTACCACCGCGTGGTGAGCGACTTCACCGGGGAGCTGCAGCGCTCGATTCCCGGCCTGCTCATCTCCCAGGAGACCTTCCGCCGTCACCTGGAGGAGGCGCACGCGGCGGGCTTCGAGCTGGCCTCCATCGGTGACGCGGTGGACGTGATGAACGGCCGCCGGGTGGCGAAGAAGGACCTGTGCGTGGTGACGTTCGACGACGGCTACCGCGACGTCTACCGCTACGCCTATCCCGTGCTGAAGCAGATGGGCGTGCCGGCCATCACCTATCTGCCCACGGCGTTCATCAACACCGACAAGCGCTTCAACCACGACCGGCTCTTCCACCTGCTGCGCCGGGTGCAGGAGCGCCGCTTCAAGCCGCTCTACGACTCGCTGCCCGCGCCCGCGCTGCAGCTTTTGGGGCCCATCCTCTCCGGGCAGAAGACGGTGTCGGCGTCGCTGGACGACTTCATCGGCGAGCACCCCACGCGCGTGCTGACGGAGATCATCGACGCGCTGGAGCAGCAGCTCGGGGGCGGCGCGGACCTGCTGCCGGAGCAGGGCGACGTCATGAACTGGGACGAGGTGCGCCGCATGGCGCGCGACGGCTTCGAGTTCGGCGCGCACACGCTGGGCCACACGGTGCTGACGCTGGAGCCCCAGGAGGTGGTGGAGCGCGAAATCCTGGAGTCCAAGCGCGCCATCGAGCGCGAGGTGGGCATCACCGTGAAGGACTTCGCCTACTGCAACGGCTGGTACTCGGACGAGGTCATCCGCGTGCTGTCGGCCAACGGCTTCCGCTCCGGCGTCACCACGGAGGACATGCCCAACCGCATTGGCGGGGACCCCTTCACCCTCAAGCGCAAGGTGCTGTGGGAGAACTTCAGCCTGGGCCTGCTCGGGGACTACTCGTCGTCCCTCACCGGCTGCCAGTTGGATGACTGCTTCGGGGTGCTGGGCATGAGCAGCCCGGTGCCGGGGAAGCGCCCCCATTTCATCAGCGGCCCCGCCGGGGGAAACCAGGTGAGCAGTGCCCCGGTGCGGGCGAGCCCCACGTCGTTGAACAGCAATGAAATCGTGGTGGGGCCGGAGACCCCCACGAACATCCAGGAGGCTCCGTGA
- the exoP gene encoding spore coat polysaccharide biosynthesis glycosyltransferase ExoP, whose translation MRRSDELDLARRALRGRDLVVFSNDWDGDPLSKVHIMRILSRENRILWVNSIGNRAPKANAHDVKRIFDKLGRFTEGVREVEPNLHVLSPLAIPFYGSELVRGANRRLLRLQVLRAMKKLGFDKPISWSFLPASAPVSGTLGEEFVIYHCVDEFSAFSDTNGRHIAELEERLLKRADLCITSAERLRENKARVNPRTVLVRHGTDFSHFVKACEPATVIPADIARLPKPIIGFFGLVADWVDQEALIATARAHPEGSVVIIGKTTPDCDDSALRAEPNIHMLGRKPYADLPGYSKAFDVALMPFKVSELTLNANPLKVREYLASGLPVVSTDLPEVRKVGLCKIAKDTEDFVRKVDECLADKPGPSRERAERIFSESWDARVDEIRHHVGAALMADGKSL comes from the coding sequence ATGCGGCGCAGTGATGAGCTGGACCTCGCGCGGAGGGCGCTGCGCGGGCGGGACCTGGTGGTGTTCTCCAATGACTGGGATGGGGACCCGCTGTCCAAGGTCCACATCATGCGGATTCTCTCCCGGGAGAACCGCATCCTCTGGGTGAACAGCATCGGCAACCGCGCGCCGAAGGCCAACGCGCACGACGTGAAGCGCATCTTCGACAAGCTGGGCCGCTTCACCGAGGGCGTCCGCGAGGTGGAGCCCAACCTCCACGTGCTGTCGCCGCTGGCCATTCCCTTCTATGGCTCGGAGCTGGTGCGCGGCGCCAACCGGCGGTTGCTCCGGCTCCAGGTGCTGCGGGCGATGAAGAAGCTGGGCTTCGACAAGCCCATCTCCTGGAGCTTCCTGCCCGCGTCCGCGCCGGTGTCCGGGACGCTGGGCGAGGAGTTCGTCATCTACCACTGCGTGGACGAGTTCTCCGCCTTCAGCGACACCAACGGCCGGCACATCGCGGAGCTGGAGGAGCGGCTGCTCAAGCGCGCCGACCTCTGCATCACCTCCGCGGAGCGCCTGCGGGAGAACAAGGCCCGCGTCAATCCGCGCACGGTGCTGGTGCGCCATGGCACCGACTTCAGCCACTTCGTGAAGGCGTGTGAGCCTGCCACGGTGATTCCCGCGGACATCGCCCGGCTGCCCAAGCCCATCATCGGCTTCTTCGGGCTGGTGGCGGACTGGGTGGACCAGGAGGCCCTCATCGCCACGGCCCGCGCGCACCCGGAGGGCTCGGTGGTCATCATCGGCAAGACGACGCCGGACTGCGACGACTCCGCGCTTCGGGCCGAGCCGAACATCCACATGCTGGGCCGCAAGCCGTACGCGGACCTGCCGGGCTACAGCAAGGCGTTCGACGTGGCGCTGATGCCGTTCAAGGTGAGCGAGCTGACGCTCAACGCCAACCCGCTCAAGGTGCGTGAGTACCTGGCGTCCGGCCTGCCCGTGGTGTCCACGGACCTGCCGGAGGTCCGCAAGGTGGGGCTGTGCAAGATCGCCAAGGACACCGAGGACTTCGTGCGCAAGGTGGATGAGTGCCTGGCGGACAAGCCCGGCCCCAGCCGCGAGCGCGCCGAGCGCATCTTCAGCGAGAGCTGGGACGCGCGCGTGGATGAAATCCGCCACCACGTGGGCGCCGCGCTGATGGCGGACGGCAAGTCGCTCTGA
- the ccmA gene encoding heme ABC exporter ATP-binding protein CcmA, with protein sequence MPPLSAAPALALHDVSKRYGRRWALARLTYALPAGRSLLLTGHNGSGKTTLLRLLATALSPTAGRVEVLGRDAVVERDAVRRDVALLSHASFLYEDLTAHQNLVVLARLLGLPSPGDATDTVLNRVGLHRRSDSPIRSFSAGMRKRLAIGRLLLKAPSIALLDEPFGELDPAGIRDMEGIIAELKAGGVTVILATHLIEQGLTLCEERLHLQEGRAVAA encoded by the coding sequence ATGCCTCCCCTCTCCGCCGCCCCCGCGCTCGCCCTGCATGACGTCAGCAAGCGCTATGGGCGCCGGTGGGCCCTGGCGCGTCTGACCTACGCGCTCCCCGCCGGACGCTCGCTGCTGCTCACCGGCCACAACGGCTCCGGAAAGACGACGCTGCTGCGCCTCCTGGCCACCGCCCTGAGCCCCACGGCGGGCCGGGTGGAGGTGCTGGGGCGCGACGCCGTGGTGGAGCGCGACGCGGTGCGCCGCGACGTGGCCCTGCTGTCGCACGCCAGCTTCCTCTACGAGGACCTCACCGCGCACCAGAACCTCGTGGTGCTGGCCCGGCTGCTGGGGCTGCCCTCGCCCGGGGACGCCACCGACACGGTGCTGAACCGGGTGGGCCTCCACCGCCGCTCCGACAGCCCCATCCGCAGCTTCAGCGCCGGCATGCGCAAGCGGCTGGCGATTGGCCGCCTGCTGCTCAAGGCGCCGTCCATCGCCCTGCTCGACGAGCCCTTCGGCGAGCTGGACCCCGCGGGCATCCGCGACATGGAGGGCATCATCGCGGAGCTCAAGGCCGGCGGCGTCACCGTCATCCTCGCCACCCACCTCATCGAGCAGGGCCTGACGCTGTGTGAAGAGCGCCTTCACCTCCAGGAAGGCCGGGCGGTGGCGGCATGA
- a CDS encoding serine O-acetyltransferase, with translation MGVDAMTFYRLAHGLKKRGVPLLPAVLRKAIYYLHSSYIPEDAEIGEGTQLGYGGIGVVIHRAARIGRHCLISQQVTIGGRSGIEGAPVIGDYVRMGAGAKVLGNIHIGDFAVIGANAVVVKDVAPGAVVAGVPARVIRQDPDPLASYQREMGQLPPRVPLVSVPTSSTLRQ, from the coding sequence ATGGGTGTCGACGCGATGACGTTCTACCGGCTCGCGCACGGGCTGAAGAAGCGGGGCGTGCCCCTGCTGCCAGCCGTGCTGCGCAAGGCCATCTACTATCTACACAGCTCGTACATCCCCGAGGACGCGGAGATTGGGGAAGGGACGCAGCTGGGCTACGGCGGCATTGGCGTGGTCATCCACAGGGCCGCCAGGATTGGCCGCCACTGCCTCATCTCCCAGCAGGTGACCATTGGCGGGCGCTCGGGCATCGAGGGCGCTCCCGTCATCGGTGACTACGTGCGCATGGGCGCGGGCGCGAAGGTGCTGGGCAACATCCACATCGGTGACTTCGCCGTCATCGGGGCCAACGCCGTGGTGGTGAAGGACGTGGCCCCGGGCGCGGTGGTGGCCGGCGTGCCGGCGCGGGTCATCCGGCAGGATCCGGATCCGCTCGCCAGCTACCAGCGGGAGATGGGGCAGCTTCCGCCCCGCGTGCCGCTGGTGTCGGTGCCAACGTCCTCCACGCTGCGCCAGTAG
- the exoM gene encoding spore coat polysaccharide flippase ExoM: MSGSSTSAASGGSFLGRAGPLVLARLFTAGLTLSIPLVLARVLDLDDYGTYYQLFLIATTLYYVLPFGVVQSLYYFLPRADAKRPFLGQTLLFMSAMGLVGAAAVWALLGYVAGWFSNPALAEYRLPLAAYTAFLLGSFPLEVSLTSQGRTKASACVYLVSDAVRASVMVVPPLLGASLYGMMLAVAAFAGLRYLATWAVSLRGATGPLVDGQRFREQLTYAAPFGAAMLLAIPQQNAHLYAVAGAVAPALYALYRVGCFQLPVVDLLYTPTSEVLMVRLGELEREGRLEEGVEAFREAAGKLAYFFLPFAAFLFAAAPEFIGAMFGEKFLPAVPVFRISVLGVVLSILPMDGTLRARGQTRAIFASYAVKAAVTVPLVWLGVKHFGLMGGIGSWAVAEVVGKAMLLARVPAALSTPERKLGVADVIPWQSLGKATLAACAAAAAVFVLRAGAHGAWAHLPTGFLWRVLPLAVAGALFFTGYLVVLHFTGVRPLSLIAGLRARRAG; the protein is encoded by the coding sequence GTGAGCGGAAGTTCCACGTCGGCCGCGTCCGGGGGCTCGTTCCTCGGGCGCGCCGGCCCCTTGGTGTTGGCCCGGCTGTTCACCGCCGGGCTGACGCTGTCCATTCCCCTCGTGCTCGCCCGGGTGCTGGACCTGGACGACTACGGGACGTACTACCAGCTCTTCCTCATCGCCACGACGCTCTACTACGTCCTGCCGTTCGGCGTGGTGCAGAGCCTCTACTACTTCCTGCCCCGCGCGGACGCGAAGCGGCCGTTCCTGGGGCAGACGCTGCTGTTCATGTCCGCCATGGGCCTGGTGGGCGCCGCGGCCGTGTGGGCGCTGCTCGGGTACGTGGCGGGCTGGTTCTCCAACCCGGCGCTGGCCGAGTACCGCCTGCCGCTGGCCGCGTACACCGCCTTCCTGCTGGGGAGCTTCCCGCTGGAGGTGTCGCTCACCTCGCAGGGCCGCACCAAGGCGTCCGCGTGCGTCTACCTGGTGTCGGACGCGGTGCGGGCCTCCGTCATGGTGGTGCCGCCGCTGCTGGGCGCGTCGCTCTACGGGATGATGCTGGCGGTGGCGGCCTTCGCGGGCCTGCGCTACCTGGCGACGTGGGCGGTGTCGCTGCGCGGCGCCACCGGTCCGCTGGTGGACGGCCAGCGCTTCCGCGAGCAGCTCACGTACGCGGCGCCCTTTGGCGCGGCCATGCTGCTGGCCATTCCGCAGCAGAACGCGCACCTGTACGCGGTGGCGGGCGCGGTGGCGCCGGCGCTGTACGCGTTGTACCGCGTGGGCTGCTTCCAGCTTCCCGTGGTGGACCTGCTCTACACGCCCACCAGCGAGGTGCTGATGGTGCGCCTGGGCGAGCTGGAGCGCGAGGGCCGCCTGGAGGAGGGCGTGGAGGCCTTCCGGGAAGCGGCCGGGAAGCTGGCCTACTTCTTCCTGCCCTTCGCCGCGTTCCTCTTCGCGGCGGCGCCGGAGTTCATCGGGGCGATGTTCGGCGAGAAGTTCCTGCCCGCGGTGCCGGTGTTCCGCATCAGCGTGCTGGGCGTGGTGCTGTCCATCCTGCCCATGGACGGGACGCTGCGCGCCCGGGGCCAGACGCGGGCCATCTTCGCGTCCTACGCGGTGAAGGCGGCGGTGACGGTGCCGCTGGTGTGGCTGGGCGTGAAGCACTTCGGGCTCATGGGCGGCATCGGCTCGTGGGCGGTGGCGGAGGTGGTGGGCAAGGCCATGCTGCTGGCCCGGGTGCCCGCGGCGCTGTCCACTCCGGAGCGGAAGCTGGGCGTGGCGGACGTGATTCCCTGGCAGTCGCTGGGCAAGGCGACGCTGGCGGCGTGCGCGGCGGCGGCGGCGGTGTTCGTCCTCCGGGCCGGGGCGCACGGGGCCTGGGCGCACCTGCCCACGGGCTTCCTGTGGCGCGTGCTGCCGCTGGCGGTGGCCGGGGCGCTGTTCTTCACCGGGTACCTGGTGGTGCTGCACTTCACGGGCGTGCGGCCGCTCAGCCTGATCGCGGGGCTGCGGGCGCGCAGGGCGGGTTAG
- a CDS encoding DUF4350 domain-containing protein: MRSTRAVAFFGVLIVLALAVGLSTRTEAPDSPVPTVENTAPQGARALYLYLREGGRAVDTQLAPLEAIASSTRTVVLAAPEGRPVTDEEVTELERFVTEGGTLVYLSPRELGQHQAALEEWLYLESGLMMPASSRGLDSTLSDVGGTTADVWLPVGPLHGLSRLRVSQDRGLRMGHDDAVPVAGLGGSVAVWRWPVGKGEVYVLAGADLLENRRLELLDNLRFWEALAARGPLLFDEYHHQLAPPPPFSRGIWVFVAQVLAVGLLYVVSRGTRFGAPRPLREERHRSALEYVRSMGWLMRRAKVEQELLPELDQSLRQRMQERLGIPLSLSDADAARLLEQDGGVPATEYLEAKADLTRTHAQPTVAPADYARVARRYAHLERALAGRETRA, from the coding sequence GTGAGGAGCACGCGGGCCGTTGCCTTCTTCGGTGTGCTCATCGTCCTGGCGCTGGCCGTGGGCCTGTCCACGCGCACGGAAGCGCCCGACTCGCCCGTGCCCACCGTGGAGAACACGGCGCCGCAGGGGGCTCGCGCGCTCTACCTGTACCTGCGCGAGGGCGGCCGGGCCGTGGACACGCAGCTCGCGCCGCTTGAGGCGATTGCGTCCAGCACGCGCACGGTGGTGCTCGCGGCCCCCGAGGGCCGGCCGGTGACGGACGAGGAAGTCACCGAGTTGGAGCGCTTCGTCACCGAGGGCGGAACGCTGGTGTACCTGTCCCCCCGCGAGCTGGGACAGCACCAGGCCGCGCTCGAGGAGTGGCTGTACCTGGAGTCCGGCTTGATGATGCCCGCGAGCAGCCGGGGCCTGGACTCGACGCTGTCCGACGTGGGCGGGACGACCGCGGACGTGTGGCTGCCCGTGGGGCCCCTGCACGGGCTCTCCCGGCTTCGCGTCTCCCAGGACCGGGGCCTGCGCATGGGCCATGACGACGCCGTGCCCGTCGCGGGCCTGGGCGGTTCGGTGGCGGTGTGGCGGTGGCCCGTGGGCAAGGGCGAGGTGTACGTGCTCGCGGGCGCGGACCTGTTGGAGAACCGGCGCCTGGAGCTGCTGGACAACCTGCGCTTCTGGGAGGCGCTGGCGGCCCGGGGCCCGCTGCTGTTCGACGAGTACCACCATCAGCTCGCGCCGCCGCCGCCCTTCTCCCGCGGCATCTGGGTCTTCGTGGCGCAGGTGCTGGCGGTGGGGCTGCTCTACGTCGTGTCGCGCGGCACCCGCTTCGGCGCGCCCCGCCCGCTGCGCGAGGAGCGCCACCGGTCCGCCCTGGAGTACGTGCGCAGCATGGGCTGGCTCATGCGCCGCGCGAAGGTGGAGCAGGAGCTGCTGCCGGAGCTGGACCAGTCACTCCGCCAGCGGATGCAGGAGCGGCTGGGCATTCCCCTGAGCCTGTCGGACGCGGACGCCGCGCGCCTGCTGGAGCAGGACGGAGGCGTCCCCGCCACGGAGTACCTGGAGGCGAAGGCGGACCTCACGCGCACGCACGCGCAGCCCACCGTGGCGCCGGCGGACTACGCGCGGGTGGCCCGCCGCTACGCCCACCTGGAGCGGGCGCTGGCGGGCCGGGAGACGCGCGCCTGA